The Amycolatopsis nigrescens CSC17Ta-90 genomic interval ACAAGGCGCTGACCTCACTGGGCATCGGCGAGGCGATCGTGACCGTGCTGTCCGAGCAGGGCGCGCCGACCCCGGTGGCCTGGACCAGGCTGCGTGCGCCGCGGTCGAAGATGGGGTCGATCGGCGCCGACGCGGTGACCGCTTCGGCGAGCGCTTCGGACCTGCACGGCAAGTACGCGGAAACGATCGATCGTGAGTCGGCGTACGAGAAGCTGGCCGCGAAGGTGGCCGGCGACGCGCCGCCGCCGGAAGCACCGCCCACCGAGCAGCCGCGAGCCGACGAACCGGGGTTCGTCGAGAAGGCGATGGAGAACCAGGCGGTGAAGTCGTTCCTGAGGTCCGCCGCGAGCGCGCTGGGGCGCGAGGTCACCCGCGGCCTGTTCGGGAACCGCCGCCGCCGGTAGCCGCACGGGTGGGAAGTGCCGCCCCGAACGGTACTTCCCACCCGCGGTCCCCCTTCCGGCGCTGAGCTCCCCCCAAGGAACTCAGCCCCCGATCTTCGCCACGATCGTCTTCGCGTCGTTGATCGGAATGGCGAAGCCGATCCCGATGCTGCCCCCCGACGGGCTGTAGATCGAAGTGTTGATCCCGACCACCTCGCCGGCCGAGTTCACCAGCGCGCCGCCGGAGTTGCCCTGGTTGATCGCCGCGTCGGTCTGGATCGCGGTGTAGCTGGGCTGGTCCTGGGAGTCGCCGATCTGGTTCGCCTGCGGGCGCTGCTGCCCGAGGTCGGAGAGCTGCCGGTTCGTCGCGCTGACGATGCCCGAGGTCACCGTGTTCTGCAGGCCGCCGGGCGAGCCGATCGCGACCACTTCCTGGCCTACCTTCAGCGCGCTCGAGTCGCCCAGCTTCGCCGCGGTCAGCCCGCTCGCGTTCTTGGCCTGCAGCACCGCGATGTCCGCGGTGGGGTCCGCGCCGAGCACGCTCGCCTGGTACTTCTTGCCGTCGGACAGCGTGACGGTGACGTCACCGGAGGCGCCCTCCACCACATGCGCGTTGGTCAGGATCTTCCCGTCCTGGCTGAGGATCACCCCCGAGCCGATCGCCGTGCCGCGCGCGGTCTGCACGTTGACCTGCACCACGCTCGGCAGCACCTGCGCGGCGACCCCGCTGACGTCGGAGACGGAGTTCGAGGTGAGCTGCCCGGTGGCGGCGGTGCCGGTCCCGATCGAGCCGGTCCCGCCGTCACCGGAACCCACGATGGCCGCCCCGGTCACCCCGCCGACCAGCGCCGCGGCCACGGCGGCCGCGCTGACCATCAGGGCCACCCGCTTGCCCTTGCGCGGTGGCGGGTTCGGCGGTACCGGCCGGAAGAGCGGGTTCCCGGCCATCGAGTAGGGCGGCTGGGCGTACTGCGGATGCGGCTGCTGCTGGTGCGGCTGCGGCCCACCGGCGGGGCCCTGCCGGAACTCGTTGTCGGTCATGCACCAAGGTTGGGCCCGCCAGATGTGAGCAGCCTGTGGAATAGCCCAAGGGTTCCCTGAGAAGAATCAGCTGAGAGGACACGGGCGCGAGGAACGTCCCGGCGCCCGTGTCCGGTGGCTCAGTCGAAGAAGGACGGCACGTCCAGCGCTCCGCCGGAGGCTTCGAACTCCTCGTGCACGGCCTTGCGCAGCTCCTCGTCACCGAGGTAGTCGGCCGCGGTCAGCGCCAGCCCGAGCGCACCGTCGACCACCGCGCGGTCACCAGCCGGTGACCCGGCCGCGGCCGCGAACTCCTTGGTGTGCAAGGCGACCGTCTCCGCGGAGACGGCCAGCATCGGGTGCATAGCGGGCATCCGGTAGGACAGGTTCCCCAGGTCCGTGGACCCGGTGAGGAAGTCCGGCACGATGCCGGGCGGCAACGGCTTGCGGCCGCAGGGCTCCTGGTTGACCGCCCAGCGTCCGGCCAGCGCGGTGTTGAACCGGATCGGCAGGTACGCGGGCAGGCTGTCCCAGTTGAGTTCGACCCCGCAGCCGGTCAGTTCGGCCGCGCCGTGCGCCACCCTGGTCAGCCGCGCGGCCAGGTCGCGCAGCGTGTCCGGATGCGCCGAACGCAGGTAGAACAGCAGGGCCGCGCGCTCGGGCACCACGTTCGGCCGCGCCCCGCCGTCGGTGAAGACGCCGTGCACCCGGTCGCCCGACGGCAGGTGCTGGCGCAGCGCGGCCACGCCCTGGTACGCGGCGACGGCCGCGTCCAGTGCGTTGCGGCCCATGAACGGCTGCGCGGACGCGTGCGCGGAGATGCCGTGGAAGACCATCTCCAGCTGGCGGCGGCCAAGGAACGGGTGCATCGCGATGTCGTGGCTGAACGGGTGCAGCATGATCACCGCGTCCACGTCGTCGAAAACCCCGGCCCTGGCCATGGTTTCCTTGCCGCCACCGCCTTCCTCGGCCGGGGTGCCGATCAGGGAGACCCGGCCGCCGAGCCGCTCGGCCACCGCGGCCGCGCCGAGGAAACCGCCCGCGGCCGTGGTGCAGATGACGTTGTGCCCGCAGCCGTGCCCGATCCCGGGCAGCGCGTCGTACTCCGCGAGCACCGCGATGTGCGGACCGCTGCCGCCGGTACTGGCGACCAGCGCGGTGTCCAGGCCGCCGGCGCCGATCGTGGCTTCGTGCCCGTGCGCCTTCAGCAGATCCGCGAGCGCGCGTACCGAGCGATGCTCGGCGAAGCCCTCCTCGGGGTGGGCGTGCAGGTCCTGGCTCAGTGCCACCAGGTCCGCGGCGCGTGCGCGGACCGCCGTCTCGACCTGGCGCCGGATGTCTTCCGGCGCCCCCTGATGCGGGGAGCCGATCGGTTCGGCGGCCGCGACGGCCTCGGCGGTGGATTCGGTCAGCGCACGCAGGTAGCTGTCGTCGGGTGGGACCGGCGTGCGGTGTTCGGGCTTGGTCATCGCCGCATCGTAACCCCGTGCCCGGACAGTTCCGGCGGTAAACGTGGCCAGTGCAGGGCGGGATCCTCGGCCAGCCGTCCGGCCAGCGCGGCCCACTGGGCCGGGCGTACCGCGCCGGCCTCGGCCGCCGGGTCGATCCCGGCTCCGGCCAGGGCCCGGCGCGGGTTCCGTCCGGCCAGCGCGGTTGCGACGGCGGTCCGCACCGGGGCGGTCCTGGCCCGGTAGGCCGCGTCGAGCAGGAACCACAGCGCGTGCTCGGCGCGTCCGGACAGGCCGGTATTCCGCCGGACGGCCAGGTGTGCGGAGTCCACTTTGGGCGGTGGGGAGAAACAGGCGGCCGGTACCCGTTTTCGCAGGCTCAGCTGGAACCTGGCCGCCCACCATGCGAGCTCCGGGCTTCTCGGCACCGCGGTGGTCAGCCGTTTGGCGAACCCCCACTCCACCACCAGCTCGGCCCGGCGCAGCGGGGTGGACCGCGGGCTGAGCAGCCGCCGGAGCAGTGCGCTCGACACCGCGTAGGGAATACTGGAAACCACGAGGAAATCGTTGCGGGGCAAGGAAACCGTCCGGAGGTCCGCGGTCACCACCCGTACGTTGGGCCGGTCGTCGAGGCGGCGGCGCAGTCTGCGCGCGAACTCGGGGTCGCGTTCCACCGCGAGCACCTTCGCTCCGGTTCTGGCCAGCGGGGCGGTGATCGCCCCGAAGCCGGCTCCGAGATCGAGCACGAGGTCCTGCTCATCGATCGCGCAGTGCCGGATCAGGTCCTCGATTATTCTTGGTGCGGCAAGGAAATGTGCGCCGGAGGAGTTGGGTTTCGGGTTTTTCGGGGTACGCGGGTCGCGTCGGGATGGCCCGGAAGCGGGCATGGTTCGGCTCCACGTCATGAGGTGGCGGAGCGTGCGCGAGAAGGCACGCCAGGACGGGCTCATGACGCAGCGACTGGAGAAGGTTCAGCGCGCCGGCGGTCGAAGACTAGGCCGGACTACCGCCTCAGCGAGGCGGTATCGAGGTGGAGAGCTGGCAGCCGCTGCGTTCAGGCGCGGCGCGGCCGAAGCCGGGCGAGCGCCACGCAGGACCGGCACAAAGTTCCCATGGCGCCAAGCTAACAGCCTTCGCAACCGGTTTTTGTCGGTGCTCGGTTCTAGCTTCGGGGGACAGGTGTCAACCGAAGGGGAGAACCATGAACGCCGTCATCGCCACCCGCCCTGCCGCCGAGATCATCGTGCGCGGCTCGTTCGACCTCGGGGAGTCCGCCCGCTTCCTGGCCGGGTTCGCGCCCGCCGCCAGGCCGGACGCGGCGGCGGAAACCGGAGTGCTGCGGCTGGCCTTCCCGGTGGAGGGCGGCTGGGGGCACGCCGGGGTGCTGGTCCGGCAACGGGCGCCGGACACGGTCGAGGTCGAGGTGACGCGGTGGCCCGCCGGGCAGGGGGCGGACGTGCTGGGCCAGGTGCGCCGGATGCTGTCGCTGGACATCGACGGCAGGGGCTTCGACGCGCTGGACCGGGCCGATCCGGTGCTCGGCGCCCTGCGGTCGCGGCATCCTGGCCTGCGCCCGGTGCTGTTCCACTCGCCCTACGAGGCGGCCTGCTGGGCGATCATCGGGCAGCGGATCCGGGGCTCGCAGGCGGCCCGGATCAGGCAGCGGATCGTCGAGCGGTACGGCAAGCCCCTGCACGTCGGTGGGCAGCGGTTGGTCTCCTTCCCGGCGCCGGACGTGCTGCG includes:
- a CDS encoding ribosomal RNA small subunit methyltransferase A, encoding MPASGPSRRDPRTPKNPKPNSSGAHFLAAPRIIEDLIRHCAIDEQDLVLDLGAGFGAITAPLARTGAKVLAVERDPEFARRLRRRLDDRPNVRVVTADLRTVSLPRNDFLVVSSIPYAVSSALLRRLLSPRSTPLRRAELVVEWGFAKRLTTAVPRSPELAWWAARFQLSLRKRVPAACFSPPPKVDSAHLAVRRNTGLSGRAEHALWFLLDAAYRARTAPVRTAVATALAGRNPRRALAGAGIDPAAEAGAVRPAQWAALAGRLAEDPALHWPRLPPELSGHGVTMRR
- a CDS encoding S1C family serine protease; protein product: MTDNEFRQGPAGGPQPHQQQPHPQYAQPPYSMAGNPLFRPVPPNPPPRKGKRVALMVSAAAVAAALVGGVTGAAIVGSGDGGTGSIGTGTAATGQLTSNSVSDVSGVAAQVLPSVVQVNVQTARGTAIGSGVILSQDGKILTNAHVVEGASGDVTVTLSDGKKYQASVLGADPTADIAVLQAKNASGLTAAKLGDSSALKVGQEVVAIGSPGGLQNTVTSGIVSATNRQLSDLGQQRPQANQIGDSQDQPSYTAIQTDAAINQGNSGGALVNSAGEVVGINTSIYSPSGGSIGIGFAIPINDAKTIVAKIGG
- a CDS encoding DNA-3-methyladenine glycosylase family protein; the protein is MNAVIATRPAAEIIVRGSFDLGESARFLAGFAPAARPDAAAETGVLRLAFPVEGGWGHAGVLVRQRAPDTVEVEVTRWPAGQGADVLGQVRRMLSLDIDGRGFDALDRADPVLGALRSRHPGLRPVLFHSPYEAACWAIIGQRIRGSQAARIRQRIVERYGKPLHVGGQRLVSFPAPDVLRELDEPMGLPVPKVAQLRLIADAAKNGVLDAAPLRALEPVEALRRLQRLPGVGPFSAQLILIRGAGHPDVFPDAERRLHEEMRLAYGRAEATVADLGRIAGRWRPYRSWAALLLRTAGDRRPG
- a CDS encoding M20 family metallopeptidase, with product MTKPEHRTPVPPDDSYLRALTESTAEAVAAAEPIGSPHQGAPEDIRRQVETAVRARAADLVALSQDLHAHPEEGFAEHRSVRALADLLKAHGHEATIGAGGLDTALVASTGGSGPHIAVLAEYDALPGIGHGCGHNVICTTAAGGFLGAAAVAERLGGRVSLIGTPAEEGGGGKETMARAGVFDDVDAVIMLHPFSHDIAMHPFLGRRQLEMVFHGISAHASAQPFMGRNALDAAVAAYQGVAALRQHLPSGDRVHGVFTDGGARPNVVPERAALLFYLRSAHPDTLRDLAARLTRVAHGAAELTGCGVELNWDSLPAYLPIRFNTALAGRWAVNQEPCGRKPLPPGIVPDFLTGSTDLGNLSYRMPAMHPMLAVSAETVALHTKEFAAAAGSPAGDRAVVDGALGLALTAADYLGDEELRKAVHEEFEASGGALDVPSFFD